Within Vicia villosa cultivar HV-30 ecotype Madison, WI linkage group LG1, Vvil1.0, whole genome shotgun sequence, the genomic segment TGGAGTAAACTTGTGAAGAGATCAATTCCTGCAGGAGAGCTGTCACTTGTGTAAATGCATTGGCACAAGAGTATCACTTGTTCATGCTTTTTTACGATTCTATTTATGAAATAGCAAACTGTTCTATTGAGCTTTCTGGTTATGTCATTGACATCAATGCCCTCTTGGTTAGGCACTAGTTGAAATATTGAACACATCTATCTTGCTTTTGTATTCTAAGTTTTATGTGTCATTCTTTATTTACTTTCCATTCCAATGAGATAACACTCTAATAGCAGGGAAGGATAAAACTATAATATTTACGTTTGTTCTGTGGTATGACAAATTAATcgagtaaaattgattttgactaAAAGTGAATTGAAGTGAGTTGAACGATATATTACAAACATAAGATCATAAATTTAGCAGCATATATCCCTATGAATCATTATAGTCCATTATGGAACTTGAGAGTATGCCAACTTTACTGATGTCTATCTTCTTCAAATCTAGCCACACTATGAAAAATCAGCATTCTTGAGATTGTGAATAAGATGTTGATGTTTCATCAGTCTTCTCTTGAAGCAAAGGTATAGTGCACACTTGATGCTCACTATGATCCTCAAATCTATCCACACTATGCACAAATATTCCTACAAGATATACATACACATTAACCACTGTCATATTCATATATTGTGCATTGCAATAATGACATCTCATAAGAATTGCTAACTAGAATTCTTTTCAGTAAACTAACAACATTGCGTTTGTTCGAACATGATGACATACCGATAAACCATATTCCAGCTGTTGGAAACAATATGGTTGTTAGGATCAACGAAGTTGTTCTCCAGTTATTAATACTATCCTGCATTACCATTATGCAGCAAAATAGTTTCCAAAACATTCATTCCTTGGAAGGTATGATGATATAAGTAGTAAATAAAAAACAGTACAACCCGTGGCGAGTAGTCTGTAAAAGACTGACCAGGAGAAGTCCGACAAGAGGCGAGGAAGGCACATCTCCGAAGAGATGAATAGCGACGGTTAACATAGCCATCGATAAAGGCCTCAAACTTGGTTCTACACAATGGAGACATACATAGTTCACAGGACCCTGAAAAGAAAACCGCAACCAAACAATAATTTCGACGAAAACTGAAGAGCTGCTAAAGATTCATTGATGGGAGGAAAATACCTGAGTGGCGAAAACAAAGAGTTCGCCAATAGACAAAAGAGCGAGAAAGCCATTCACATTTCTGCATAAGAATGCACCTAAACAGAATGCTGCACCAATAAGTGTTGTCACCGAGAGAAGCTGCAAAATAGTACTGTTTATTATGCAGAGAAGAGGAATATCTCGAAGACTCGAACCAATCTCGAATTTGAATGCTAACCTTAAATGCATTTGATAAGGTGTTACTGTTATTCATAAAATCGAGAGCAAAGCCTCCTGCTAATGTGCCAACTATTCCACATACCATTGCAATTCCTCCAAATACCAAATCTGCATTGGTCTACAAAAAGAAACCAACTTTACTACAAGCAGCACGATACATTGATAACAAATAAATATGATAGAAAGGGATCATCAGATGAAGCAAAATCTCACCATGTGGTAAATATGATAGCCAGCTCTGGGACCCCAATATGAGTATGCACCGAAGACAAAGTCGTACCCTATGTAACCTAAACATAGATATTTAACTCGCGCGGTTAAATAACGAGACGCGGTAAAATATGGTTGTTAAAAAATGAATATGCATAGGATAGTAAGATGTGAAGTTCCTTGAGAAGCAAGTTATCCAAACAGCATCTTTCAGACACAAATTTAtcgaaaaatattacaaaaaacagTTGATGCAGTAGATTAGTGGAAGTGAGAAGTACCTAGAACATTGATAACATAAACCTTATTAagcagaagcgctttcatatcagTCCGAAATCTCGAGAACTCATCAAACATTTCCACTGAAGATGTAGAACTATTATAAGAATCAATCAGATGTTAGACGGCATAAGATACGAGAAATCAAAAAGTGTAAAAAATAGTTATTTCAGAATGTATGTGTTCTAACTTGGATTTATCATCTGGTACTTCTTCTGCCTTTATTGAATCGGTAGGAACTAACCCTGATCCAAAAGTAGTTTACATGTGAAAAACAATAATAGAGATTTATTATAAATCGATGCGAGAAATATACGCACCTTTCAACTCTAAAGGCTTCATTAAAAATCCTGAAATAGCAAATGGAAGCATCAATATAGACTCTATCCAGAACGCGTAACGCCAACCAAAATGACTCCCGACCTGTAATCGAACACAAACGATAAATCAAAAATAGGTAAAATACTCGAGTAGATTCTTTAATAGCGGTATGAAAACAAGATAAAGACTTACCAAACCACCATAGATATATCCAAGAGCATATCCCAATGGTATACACATGTAAAATACTGCAAGCCATGCTGTTTTCTGGTATACACATTACGAGATAGAGATAGATATTTACACCAGAAAGAAGAAAGAGCAGCAATATTCTTTATGACAGTTCAATTATATAAACAAACCTGAGAAGCCGGGGCATTGTCATCGATAAAAGGCGCTGCTAGACTTACAAACGAAGCTTCGCCAACACCAACAAGCCTATACAGAACAACGAAAGCATAAAGAGAGGGAAACAAACCAATTACACGCGACAAAATCATATAACTTAAGAAACAAGAAACCACTTACATGCGACAGACTGAAATGGACCAGAAGTTAAAAGAAAAACCACAAAATAAGGTTGCGAGAGTCCAAACCGACAATCCAACTCCTATAAGCCTAAATGGATTTACACTGCAAAATTTACGAATTGCGAGTTAATGATACAATACCAATGTTTTCGTCGTTAAATCATTTTGAATGGTTACTATAATTACCTTTTAGTTAGAGAAGCAAATATTGGAGAAGCCACCATAATTCCTACCAAAAAAGCAGATGATAAAACACCATCTTCGAAATTGTTCAAGTTAAAGTCCCCCCTGCATACAAGGAAGGGTACACAACTCAAGCCATTTTGACGCGTGCTCGTAATAATATGTCAGCCGGGAGGTAAGTAAAGCCTGATCAAGAATGGTATATCTTACTGTATTCCTGAACCAGAAGTGCAAGTAACAGCATCATCAGTGCATGTTCCTTTACTACCATTAACACCATTGCTAGCTATTGCGCCTCGATCCAAATAGGTTAACAAGTTTATCACacaaaatataccaagtaacctACAACAAAAAATATAGAGGCAAAAACACACAAAACCCGAAATTGGTTACAAAATTTATCTCCATGTGTTATAACAAAAATGTTGAAACTTTACTTCCTTTGTTATTTAGTACTCAACAAggatgaaaaatagaaaatgtaACAAAATTAGTATACCTTTTGGGTGTAAACCATGAAGTTGTGGGAATGATGGTGGATGATATTATGGATGGCTCCATGAACAAGGCTTTGGATGTTACTTGCAGAGTGAGTAGTAGCTCATCATGTGTTATGTGAATATTTGACAGTATCATCTATCAAAAATTTGAAGTAGTTGAGTTGAATGGTAGTTAAACCTtattcaattttgtttttattttattttttctagaaAAGACTTCAAAGTAGTCTTGTCCAATTAATCATAATCTATAATAGTAGCAAAGTAAATTAGGAAGTAAGAATAATCAAGGATTATTACTTTAATTAACTCataatttatgttttatttattaattgataaattatttAGTTTAGAGTAGATAATGACATCATACTTTGCCACATTGAATGTTTTTTTCTTACACATAATGTTTAACTTCACAGAGTGCATGTTTGGATTGGCTTCTACAAGCCCCAAAAGCACTTCTAGTGCACTTCAacttgaaaattgatttttttttgtttggatactttttcaaaatcaattctcctactccaaaagcaattctagtagaagctacaattcctagcttttgagtttagtagaatcaattctatatatattatatattatttattacaactcttttaaattttccttctttaacctctttaatttttatcaattacttcttttcttttttatttgtaaatgagtgccccaggggcactctttaagcattctaatTAAAGAACATATTCTATAGAAAAGTTAACAATTTCAATTTCCGAGGCAATTAATACACATATTATCAATAAAAACTTGCTATTTTAAggccttaaagagtgcccctggggcactcgttagcatttccctaaaatttattaccattttggtaattatccaattcaaaatcacttttgttaaaactatctaaacaacattaattgatgacaatcacttctatatcattgtattcaaacataaatcaattattctaaactcaattctattgaaatcaattctactaaactcaattcttccaaaatcaattttgtccaccgccaatccaaacacacccaaagTTGTATTGTAAACATATTTTACTATCAATAATATCATGTCATTGAGATATTCCAAGGATTTTGTCACACATAATCTAGATCCTAGGAGAAATATGAACCTGCAATGGATTTTTCATAACCTTAGTAAACTCCTATTTTTCTAACAAATCCACATGTCCACCCTTGGAACATTCCAATCAAAATTCCAAACCAAATTAGCGACACAGTATTCAAATGAAGCAAAGCTAATTGATATCCAGGACAAATTCTCCTCCCAACTCCAAATAGCATCATCTTTATCTCTTTACTTCCCTTAATATAATCTTGAGAATCGGTTACAAATCAATTAGtattgatttttattcaattagTCATAAGTGTAAATTATATTATTACGTGTATATCTATTTTGCATATAAATATACAGTTTGTGTGATCATATTCGACACACAGAAATACAGTCACAATATGGTATCTAGAGCTGGTTGACCAACTGTCTTTTAGAgaattttttttccctttccgCAAAATATCCGGCCACTTACGGTACTGCACGAGCCACCACCGCTCCCGACGACTTTTTCGGCGAAGTAACCATACCTCCAGCATCGTCTCCTCTCGATCAGCCGGTACCCAAAATCGCCGCCACGATCCACCTTCCAACGTGCCATGTAGAGGTGTCAATTTAAAGGGCTAGGGCCTAATATTTAAGGCCATAAAAAATATAAAGGgcctaaattttaaaatttaaatgagcCCCAAAATGAATGGGGCCTAAAAATAAAGGCCCCTAATTTTGAAGTAAGGCCTCAAGGCCCAACTTTTTTCACcaaaaattaactttttaatttttcataaaaaatatttttttatttttaataaataaattattttttaaaaccgattttttttatattcacaaaatttaaattttctatattttcgaaaaaaatcgtTTTTTTACCGGAAAATCAACTTGTAAAAAAAATCGGGATTTTGCCGAAAAAGTCAACTTTTGTATTTTTGacgaaaaatagatttttttttcagaaaaagtcgattttttatattttcaaaaaaatcagttttttcggaaaaatcgattttttaaatttttcaaataaaaatgttttttttcggAAAATTGACTTCTTGTATTTTCGACAAAAATCGATTTTTTccgaaaaagtcgacttttttatatttttgacaaaaaatcgatttttttttcaaaaaaatcgactttttatattttcgataaaaattcagtttttttcaaaaaaagccaactttttatattttcgtAAAAAAATCGGGATTTTGCCGAAAAAATCAACTTTTGTATTTTTGACGAAAAATCAATTTCTGTTCAGAAAAAgtcgattttttatattttcaaaaaaatcagttttttcggaaaaatcgattttttaaattttcgaaaaaaatgttttttttcggAAAATCGACTTCTTGTACTTTCgacaaaaatcaattttttccgaAAAAGTggactttttatatttttgataaaaaatcgattttttgcgaaaaagtcgattttttgcgaaaaagtcgattttttatattttcgataaaaattcagttttttttcaaaaaaagccaactttttatattttcgattaaaaaattgttttttttccagaaaagtcgagtttttacaattttcaaaaaaattgattttttccgaaaaagtcaacttttttcttttttgaaaaaaacgatttttcgaaaaaaaacatctatttgtattttaaaaaaaaatcgattttttttccggaaaaagtcgatttttttatttttgaaataaaacggttattttttttcgaaaaagtcaatttttatgtttttcgacaaaaaattcattttttttctcaaaaatatctaTTTCAAACTATTTAGTttcaaacaaattataatttGGGGCCCTTACTTAGgccccataaaaaataaaaatataaggggGCTTTGAAATATAGggccaaaaaattatttatattgtaAAGGGCCTAAAGAAGAAGGGCCTTATAGGGGCCTATTTGTTAGGACTTTACAATTTTGGGCTTTTTTGACCCCTCTAGTGCCATGCCTCCGCCTGTGCGTGAATCTCACGCGCTGCCCATCCCCACAAAGCGCATCTCACCGCCTCTGCCGCCACCATTTTTGTAGTCGGCACCGTCTTCCTGTGCTCTTTCCATATCTGCTCTCGGTTTTTCCATCCAAACAACCAAAATCATGGGAGATACGGATTCCGCCACTTTTATGAAAGTTCCACTTATCCCGTGTGAGAAACTAACCAGAACAACCAACTATAATATATGGGATGATGCTGTTAAAATGTGGTTTCATGGCCAAGGACATGAAGATCACTTAACTACAAAATCAGAAAATACTACCGCCGCCAAACGCGATAAGTGGAAACAAACAAATGCTTCTCTATGCACAGTGTTATGGTTTTCCATAACAACTAATCTCCAAGCACAATACCAAGCCTTTGCCACTTGCTATGAGGTTTGGGAAAAGGCTAAGAAAGTGTTCCCCAATGATCTCCACAATCTTTACAATGTTATCACTAAACTCAACTTTTTGAAATTGGAGAATATGGATATGCAAGCCTATCTGAGCAAACTTGATGCTTTAAAGACTAAAGAAACAAAAACAATTTGTATTTCTTTGATATGTCAGTAAGTAATACATAAAAGGTATTTATAGAATACAAGGACAGATTAATAATCCTAATTCTGGCCTGAGAATCAGAGCAATTATTCTCTCTTTAAATGCTAATTCTAAATATGGTAGAAGACAACTAATTACTAATTCTTAATAGCTAATTACTGATTATTATTTACAATGAATATTATGTTGAGCAGTATAACACAGAATCTGTTGATTCTGTacttatctctctaataacttccaacactccccctcaagttggCATGAATATGTCATTCATTGCAAGCTTGCTCACCATATCATCAAATTGTCTCTTTGGAAGACTCTTTGTAAGAACATCTGCTACTTGACTTGTGGTAGGTACATAGGACATACAAATTTCACCACTGTCAATTTTTTCTTTAATGAAGTGCTTGTCCACTTCAACATGTTTCGTTCTGTCGTGTAGGACAGGATTATGGGCAATGGAAATAGCTGCCTTATTATCACAGTAGACTTTAATTGGTGTTGGGCTAGAGACCTTTAATTCCTCCATGAGTTTTTTAATCCATAGTACTTCACAAAAACCATGAGCCACTGAGCGGAATTCAGCCTCTGCACTGCTCCTAGCTACaacattttgttttttacttCTCCATGTAACTAAGTTTCCACCTACAAAAGTACAATAGCCTGAAGTAGACCTCCTGTCATTTATATTACCTGCCCAATCAGCATCTGTGTAAGCTTCCACTTGTATATGCCCACTGTTTTGAACATCAATCCCTTCCCTGGAGTTCCTTTTAAATATCTCAATATTCTGAAAATAGCTTCAAAATGAGTAGGTCCTGGTGCATGCATAAACTGACTTATCACACTTACTGCAAAGGCTATATCAGGCCTTGTATGAGACAAATAAATTAGTCCACCGGCCAGTCGTTGGTAGCGTTCCCTATTTACCACTTCATCTTTAGATGCTGCCTTCAGTTTTACATTGGAATCCATTGGTGTTTCAGCTGCTTTACACCCCGTCATCCCTGTTTCTGTGAGTAAATCAAGTATATATTTGCGTTGGTTGAGAAAGATTCCCTCCTTAGACCTTGCAAACTCCATCCCGAGAAAATACTTTAATTTTCCAAGGTCCTTGATATCAAATTCAGCTTCAAGTCTTCTCTTTAGATCACCTATCTCGCTAACATCATCTCCTGTCATGATAATGTCGTCGACATACACAATTAAAATAGCAATCTTACCTTCATCTGAATGTTTAAAGAACAATGTGTGATCTGCTTGACTTTGGGTGAAACCATGTTTCTTAATAACACTTCCAAATCTTTCAAACCAAGCCCTTGGTgattgttttaatccatataagGACTTTTTCAATTTGCAAACTTTGTCCCGTCCAAGATTTTCTTCAAATCCAGGAGGTAAACTTATATATACTTCTTCATGTAATTCTCCATTCAAAAAGGAATTTTTAACATCAAATTGATGAAGTGTCCAATTGAATTTTACTGCAAGGGAGAGAAGAATTCTAATGGAATTAAGCTTAGCAACAGGGGCAAAGGTCTCTTGGTAGTCTATACCATGAGTTTGAGTAAAACCTTTTGCGACTAGCCTTGCTTTGTACCTCTCTACATTTCCA encodes:
- the LOC131645046 gene encoding LOW QUALITY PROTEIN: probable sphingolipid transporter spinster homolog 2 (The sequence of the model RefSeq protein was modified relative to this genomic sequence to represent the inferred CDS: substituted 3 bases at 3 genomic stop codons), translating into MILSNIHITHDELLLTLQVTSKALFMEPSIISSTIIPTTSWFTPKRLLGIFCVINLLTYLDRGAIASNGVNGSKGTCTDDAVTCTSGSGIQGDFNLNNFEDGVLSSAFLVGIMVASPIFASLTKSVNPFRLIGVGLSVWTLATLFCGFSFNFWSISVCRMLVGVGEASFVSLAAPFIDDNAPASQKTAWLAVFYMCIPLGYALGYIYGGLVGSHFGWRYAFWIESILMLPFAISGFLMKPLELKGAYISRIDLXXISIIVFHMXTTFGSGLVPTDSIKAEEVPDDKSNSTSSVEMFDEFSRFRTDMKALLLNKVYVINVLGYIGYDFVFGAYSYWGPRAGYHIYHMTNADLVFGGIAMVCGIVGTLAGGFALDFMNNSNTLSNAFKLLSVTTLIGAAFCLGAFLCRNVNGFLALLSIGELFVFATQGPVNYVCLHCVEPSLRPLSMAMLTVAIHLFGDVPSSPLVGLLLDSINNWRTTSLILTTILFPTAGIWFIGIFVHSVDRFEDHSEHQVCTIPLLQEKTDETSTSYSQSQEC